In Pseudomonas fluorescens NCIMB 11764, a single window of DNA contains:
- the ftsL gene encoding cell division protein FtsL, translating to MSKLFAKPLPGGSFFMLLLFVGVLVSAIGVSYSAHWNRQLLNSLYSELSVRDKAQAEWGRLILEQSTWTAHSRIEVLATEQLKMHIPGAADVQMVAP from the coding sequence GTGAGCAAGCTTTTCGCCAAGCCACTGCCCGGCGGAAGCTTTTTCATGCTGCTGCTGTTCGTGGGCGTGCTTGTGTCGGCCATCGGCGTGTCATACAGCGCCCACTGGAACCGTCAGCTGTTGAACTCGCTGTACAGCGAGTTGAGCGTGCGCGACAAGGCGCAGGCGGAATGGGGGCGGCTGATTCTCGAGCAGAGCACCTGGACCGCCCACAGCCGCATCGAAGTCCTGGCCACCGAGCAACTGAAGATGCACATCCCCGGCGCGGCTGACGTGCA
- the rsmH gene encoding 16S rRNA (cytosine(1402)-N(4))-methyltransferase RsmH, whose translation MTIDSGFNHITVLLDEAVEALAVRPDGCYLDGTFGRGGHSRLILSKLGPDGRVLGFDKDPQAIATGQALAAEDGRFVVVQRSFAELGSEVVERGLAGKVSGVLLDLGVSSPQLDDPERGFSFLNDGPLDMRMDPSRGISAAEFVNTAPVEEIARVFKEYGEERFSGRMARAVAERRDIKPFERTGDLAEVLKVANPAWEKGKNPATRAFQGLRIHVNNELGDLEAGLEAALECLEIGGRLVVISFHSLEDRIVKLFMRKLVKGEADNLPRNLPVRHVAFEPKIKVHGKAQSASEAELKANPRSRSAVMRVAEKLR comes from the coding sequence GTGACTATTGATAGCGGCTTTAACCACATCACCGTACTGCTTGACGAAGCCGTCGAGGCTCTCGCCGTACGTCCTGATGGCTGCTATCTGGACGGCACGTTCGGGCGCGGCGGACACAGTCGGTTGATCCTCAGCAAGCTGGGTCCCGATGGTCGAGTGCTCGGATTTGATAAAGATCCTCAAGCGATTGCCACCGGGCAAGCGCTAGCGGCCGAAGACGGCCGCTTTGTCGTTGTGCAGCGCAGCTTTGCCGAGCTCGGTTCGGAAGTGGTCGAGCGCGGTCTGGCCGGCAAGGTCAGCGGCGTTTTGCTTGACCTGGGCGTGTCCTCGCCACAGCTCGACGACCCTGAGCGCGGCTTCAGTTTCCTCAACGATGGTCCGCTGGACATGCGTATGGACCCGTCCCGCGGGATCAGCGCCGCCGAGTTCGTCAACACCGCGCCGGTGGAAGAAATCGCCCGGGTATTCAAGGAATACGGCGAAGAACGTTTCTCCGGCCGCATGGCGCGTGCCGTGGCCGAGCGTCGCGACATCAAGCCGTTCGAGCGCACCGGCGACCTGGCTGAAGTCCTGAAAGTCGCCAACCCGGCGTGGGAAAAGGGCAAGAACCCGGCGACCCGTGCGTTTCAGGGCCTGCGTATCCACGTCAACAATGAACTGGGCGATCTGGAAGCCGGCCTCGAAGCCGCGCTGGAATGCCTGGAAATCGGCGGTCGTCTGGTCGTCATCAGCTTCCATTCGCTGGAAGACCGCATCGTCAAACTGTTCATGCGCAAGCTGGTGAAAGGCGAAGCCGACAACCTGCCGCGCAATCTGCCGGTGCGTCACGTCGCTTTCGAACCGAAAATCAAAGTCCATGGCAAAGCGCAGTCCGCCTCCGAGGCCGAACTCAAAGCCAACCCACGTTCCCGTAGCGCCGTCATGCGCGTCGCGGAGAAGCTGCGGTGA
- the mraZ gene encoding division/cell wall cluster transcriptional repressor MraZ, whose protein sequence is MFRGANAISLDAKGRLAMPSRYRDELVSRSSGQLIVTIDAVDPCLCVYPLDEWEIIETKLRALPSLREENRRLQRLLIGNAVDLELDGSGRFLVPPRLREYARLDKRAMLVGQLNKFQLWDEDAWDAVSAADLAAIQQPGAMPDELRDLIL, encoded by the coding sequence GTGTTTCGCGGAGCTAACGCTATCAGTCTCGACGCAAAGGGCCGTCTCGCCATGCCGAGCCGGTACCGTGACGAGCTCGTTTCGCGTAGTTCCGGGCAGCTAATCGTCACAATTGATGCCGTTGATCCGTGTTTGTGTGTTTACCCCCTCGATGAGTGGGAAATTATTGAAACCAAACTGCGCGCACTGCCTTCGCTTCGCGAAGAGAACCGCCGCCTGCAACGTTTACTGATTGGTAATGCCGTCGACCTCGAGCTCGATGGCAGTGGTCGTTTTCTGGTTCCGCCGCGTCTTCGTGAATATGCCCGATTGGACAAGCGCGCGATGCTGGTAGGCCAACTGAACAAGTTCCAATTGTGGGACGAGGATGCCTGGGATGCGGTTTCTGCCGCTGACCTGGCTGCTATTCAACAACCGGGCGCCATGCCTGATGAACTGCGTGATTTGATCCTGTGA
- the rsmI gene encoding 16S rRNA (cytidine(1402)-2'-O)-methyltransferase, with the protein MAAFTDHEVCALTAPGALNSAAGSLYVVATPIGNLDDISARALKILREVALIAAEDTRHSQRLMQHFGIPTPLAACHEHNERDEGSRFITRLLAGDDVALISDAGTPLISDPGYHLVRQARAAGINVVPVPGACALIAALSAAGLPSDRFIFEGFLPAKAVGRRARLELLKEEPRTLIFYEAPHRILECLQDMELVFGPERPALLARELTKTFETLKGLPLAELREFVESDSNQQRGECVVLVAGWSAPETEDAVSSEAMRILNLLLEEMPLKRAAALAAQITGERKNVLYQVALDKQKGE; encoded by the coding sequence ATGGCGGCTTTTACCGATCATGAGGTGTGCGCTTTGACTGCTCCAGGTGCTTTGAATTCCGCTGCTGGCTCGCTTTATGTGGTGGCGACGCCCATCGGCAACCTGGACGACATCAGTGCGCGCGCGCTGAAGATCCTGCGCGAAGTGGCCTTGATCGCCGCCGAAGACACGCGTCACTCCCAGCGATTGATGCAGCACTTCGGCATTCCTACGCCGCTGGCAGCCTGCCATGAACACAATGAGCGGGATGAAGGTAGCCGCTTTATTACCCGCCTGCTCGCTGGCGACGATGTGGCGCTGATTTCCGATGCCGGGACGCCGCTGATTTCCGATCCGGGTTATCACCTGGTGCGTCAGGCTCGCGCGGCGGGAATCAACGTGGTGCCGGTTCCGGGCGCCTGTGCATTGATCGCGGCGCTGTCTGCGGCGGGTCTGCCTTCGGATCGTTTTATCTTCGAAGGCTTCCTGCCGGCGAAGGCTGTCGGTCGTCGTGCCCGTCTTGAACTGCTTAAAGAAGAGCCGCGTACGCTGATTTTCTACGAGGCCCCACACCGCATTCTTGAATGCCTGCAAGACATGGAGCTGGTTTTTGGCCCGGAGCGTCCGGCGTTGCTGGCGCGGGAGCTGACCAAAACCTTCGAAACCCTCAAAGGCCTGCCCTTGGCCGAGCTGCGCGAGTTCGTCGAGTCGGACAGCAATCAGCAGCGCGGTGAGTGCGTGGTGCTGGTCGCGGGCTGGTCGGCCCCCGAAACCGAGGACGCCGTCAGCAGTGAAGCCATGCGCATTCTCAATCTGTTGCTCGAAGAGATGCCGCTCAAGCGTGCCGCAGCCTTGGCGGCGCAAATTACCGGCGAGCGCAAGAATGTTCTGTATCAGGTGGCGCTGGATAAACAGAAGGGCGAGTAA
- a CDS encoding penicillin-binding protein activator, which yields MIACLRLFTALCLAALLAACASSPSSSLGELPRTPDASIEQLLDQAAKSKTPEQAALLRLSAADLAYRQGNAGQSAQILQQVPVEQLKPGQQVFASTLAAELAMTRNQPKAALTALSHPSLQRLGELPVEQQVRTGTVHARALEADGQTLAAARERIFIAPMLSGEAASKNHEAIWTLIASLPTDQLQPTTNDDLGGWMGLALAVKTAGTLEQQQAAIDTWRAQNPKHPAAAQLPLPLTRLKELASQPLSKIALLLPQDGPLATVGKALREGFMAAHYQAQQAGQKPPAIEFYDSSRLTSLDEFYRKAQADGVQLVVGPLEKPLVKQLSARPQLPITTLALNYSEGEQGPAQLFQFGLAAEDEAREVSRRARADGLHRAAIMVPKGEWGDRVLRAFSQDWQANGGSIVATERVDQPVQLAQQIADMFQLRQSEGRAKSLQSTVGSQVAAQPSRRQDIEFIFLAATPQQAQQIKPTLNFQYAGDVPVYATSHVFSASGDANQYNDMNGVRFCETPWLLDANDPLRKQVTAQWPQAGGSLGRLYAMGVDAYRLAPRLGQLKALPDSRIEGQSGSLGMTQNQRVVRQLPWAQFVNGQVQRLPDTPR from the coding sequence ATGATCGCTTGCCTGCGGCTGTTCACTGCCCTCTGCCTCGCTGCCTTGCTGGCGGCTTGCGCCAGCTCGCCCTCTTCCAGCCTTGGCGAACTTCCACGGACCCCGGATGCCAGCATCGAGCAACTGCTCGATCAGGCCGCCAAAAGCAAAACACCGGAGCAAGCTGCCCTGCTTCGCTTGAGTGCGGCAGACCTGGCTTATCGCCAGGGCAATGCCGGCCAGTCCGCGCAAATCCTGCAACAAGTGCCGGTCGAACAACTCAAGCCTGGCCAACAGGTATTTGCCAGCACCCTGGCGGCTGAACTGGCCATGACGCGCAATCAGCCGAAAGCTGCGCTGACGGCCTTGAGCCACCCGAGCCTGCAGCGCCTGGGCGAATTGCCTGTCGAACAACAGGTTCGCACTGGCACCGTGCATGCCCGCGCCCTTGAAGCCGATGGCCAGACCCTCGCCGCCGCACGGGAGCGTATTTTCATCGCACCGATGCTGAGCGGTGAAGCGGCAAGCAAAAACCACGAAGCGATCTGGACCCTGATCGCCTCGCTGCCAACCGATCAACTGCAACCGACCACCAACGACGACCTCGGTGGCTGGATGGGCCTGGCGCTGGCGGTGAAAACCGCTGGCACCCTGGAGCAGCAGCAAGCCGCGATCGACACCTGGCGCGCCCAGAACCCTAAACACCCGGCCGCCGCCCAGTTGCCCCTGCCACTGACCAGGCTCAAGGAACTGGCCAGCCAGCCCCTGAGCAAGATCGCCCTGCTGCTGCCGCAAGACGGCCCGCTGGCAACCGTCGGCAAAGCGCTTCGCGAAGGTTTCATGGCGGCCCATTACCAGGCTCAACAAGCCGGTCAGAAACCGCCAGCCATCGAGTTCTATGACAGCTCGCGCCTGACCTCCCTCGACGAGTTCTATCGCAAGGCTCAGGCCGATGGCGTGCAACTGGTCGTCGGGCCACTGGAAAAGCCGCTGGTCAAACAGCTCAGCGCTCGTCCGCAGCTGCCGATCACGACCCTGGCGCTGAATTACAGCGAAGGCGAACAAGGCCCGGCGCAGCTGTTCCAGTTCGGTCTTGCCGCTGAAGACGAAGCGCGCGAAGTGTCCCGTCGCGCTCGCGCCGACGGCCTGCATCGCGCCGCCATCATGGTGCCGAAAGGCGAATGGGGCGATCGCGTACTGAGAGCGTTCAGCCAGGATTGGCAAGCCAACGGCGGCAGCATCGTTGCCACCGAACGTGTAGACCAGCCGGTGCAACTGGCCCAGCAGATTGCCGACATGTTCCAGCTGCGCCAGAGCGAAGGCCGCGCCAAGAGCCTGCAAAGCACTGTTGGTTCGCAGGTAGCCGCCCAGCCGTCGCGCCGTCAGGACATCGAGTTCATCTTCCTGGCCGCCACACCTCAGCAGGCCCAGCAGATCAAGCCGACCCTGAACTTCCAGTACGCTGGCGATGTGCCGGTGTACGCCACGTCCCACGTGTTCAGCGCCAGCGGCGACGCCAACCAGTACAACGACATGAATGGCGTTCGTTTCTGCGAAACCCCATGGCTGCTGGATGCCAATGATCCACTGCGCAAACAAGTGACTGCACAATGGCCACAAGCCGGCGGCAGCCTGGGCCGCCTGTATGCGATGGGCGTCGATGCCTATCGCCTGGCTCCACGCCTGGGGCAACTCAAGGCACTGCCGGACAGCCGCATCGAAGGCCAATCGGGCAGCCTGGGCATGACTCAGAACCAACGCGTGGTGCGCCAGTTGCCATGGGCCCAGTTCGTCAACGGCCAGGTTCAACGCCTGCCGGACACCCCGCGCTGA
- a CDS encoding YraN family protein, with protein MPDRSRQQSGKDAERHALEHLQQQGLRLLAQNWLCKRGELDLVMLDGDTVVFVEVRYRKNTQWGGALDSIDERKRQKLIVAAQYFLQRESRWANSPCRFDVVAIDSNHDQLNWLQNAFDS; from the coding sequence ATGCCTGACAGGTCACGCCAGCAAAGCGGTAAAGATGCCGAGCGCCACGCGCTCGAGCATCTTCAACAACAGGGTCTGCGCCTGCTGGCGCAGAACTGGTTGTGTAAACGCGGCGAGCTTGATCTGGTCATGCTTGATGGCGATACAGTAGTATTCGTTGAAGTTCGCTACAGAAAAAACACTCAATGGGGTGGCGCGCTCGATAGCATCGATGAGCGCAAACGGCAGAAACTGATTGTTGCCGCGCAGTATTTTCTTCAGCGCGAGTCGCGTTGGGCCAATTCCCCTTGCCGTTTCGACGTGGTCGCCATCGACAGCAACCACGATCAGTTGAACTGGCTGCAGAATGCCTTCGACAGCTGA
- a CDS encoding phosphoheptose isomerase, with protein sequence MDMQSRIRQLFQASIDTKQMAMDVLAPHIEQASQVMVNALLNEGKMLSCGNGGSAGDAQHFSSELLNRFERERPSLPAIALTTDSSTITSIANDYSYNEIFSKQIRALGQPGDVLLAISTSGNSANIIQAIQAAHDREMIVVALTGRDGGGMASLLLPEDVEIRVPANVTARIQEVHLLAIHCLCDLIDSQLFGSEE encoded by the coding sequence ATGGACATGCAATCCCGAATTCGCCAGCTTTTTCAGGCCAGTATCGACACCAAGCAAATGGCGATGGACGTACTTGCACCGCACATCGAGCAAGCCAGCCAGGTGATGGTCAACGCCCTGCTCAACGAAGGCAAAATGCTGTCCTGCGGCAACGGCGGCTCCGCCGGCGACGCCCAGCATTTCTCGTCCGAGCTGCTCAACCGCTTCGAACGCGAGCGCCCGAGCCTGCCGGCTATTGCGCTGACCACCGACAGTTCGACGATCACCTCGATCGCCAACGACTACAGCTACAACGAAATCTTCTCCAAGCAAATCCGCGCGCTCGGCCAGCCGGGCGACGTATTGCTGGCGATTTCCACCAGCGGCAACTCGGCAAACATAATTCAAGCGATCCAGGCCGCACATGATCGCGAAATGATTGTCGTAGCATTGACCGGTCGCGATGGCGGCGGCATGGCGTCGCTGCTGTTGCCCGAGGACGTCGAGATTCGCGTACCGGCCAACGTCACCGCACGTATTCAGGAAGTCCACCTGCTGGCGATCCATTGCCTTTGCGACTTGATCGACAGCCAACTGTTCGGGAGTGAAGAATGA
- a CDS encoding BON domain-containing protein, with protein MTPNRLGLLALTLCLGISGCTSVVNASREAPIDDDRGTRTLGSKIDDSLIDTKVGVNIAKADPALDNDSHIVVTSFNGVVLLAGQTPRADLKAKAEQAAAAVQRVKTVHNELQVLPPSGFLARQNDTWLTSKIKTQMLTDPNIPGSRIKVVTENGIVYLLGLLTKQEAAQATNLVQGVSGVQKIVKLFEYID; from the coding sequence ATGACCCCTAATCGCCTAGGCCTTCTGGCCTTGACTCTGTGCCTTGGCATCAGCGGCTGCACCTCGGTGGTTAACGCCAGCCGTGAAGCACCGATCGATGATGACCGCGGCACGCGCACCTTGGGCAGCAAGATCGACGACTCTCTGATCGACACCAAGGTCGGCGTGAACATCGCCAAGGCCGATCCAGCCCTGGACAACGATTCGCACATCGTCGTCACCAGCTTCAACGGTGTCGTGCTGCTCGCCGGCCAAACCCCACGCGCAGATCTCAAGGCCAAGGCCGAACAGGCCGCCGCCGCTGTCCAGCGCGTGAAGACGGTACATAACGAACTGCAGGTGCTGCCGCCCTCTGGCTTCCTTGCCCGCCAGAACGACACCTGGCTGACCTCCAAGATCAAGACCCAGATGCTCACAGATCCGAACATTCCGGGCTCGCGCATCAAGGTTGTCACCGAGAACGGTATCGTTTACTTGCTGGGCCTGCTGACCAAACAGGAAGCGGCTCAGGCGACCAATCTGGTGCAGGGTGTTTCCGGGGTGCAGAAGATTGTGAAGTTGTTTGAGTACATCGACTGA
- a CDS encoding ClpXP protease specificity-enhancing factor yields the protein MNSSRPYLVRALYEWIVDNDCTPHMLVNSEYPSVQVPQGFASDGQIVLNVSPAAVRHLHMDNEAVSFEGRFGGVPHTLYVPIASILGIYARENGQGMVFDLESPMEDEEEIEPDDDLPPPDSEPPRPSGRPSLKVVK from the coding sequence ATGAACTCCAGTCGACCTTATCTGGTCCGCGCGCTCTACGAGTGGATTGTGGACAACGACTGCACCCCGCACATGCTGGTCAACTCCGAATATCCGTCGGTGCAGGTGCCACAAGGTTTCGCCAGTGACGGACAGATTGTCCTGAACGTTTCGCCGGCCGCCGTGCGCCATTTGCACATGGACAACGAAGCGGTCAGCTTCGAAGGGCGCTTCGGTGGCGTGCCGCACACTCTGTACGTGCCTATCGCATCGATCCTGGGCATTTACGCCCGGGAGAACGGTCAGGGCATGGTGTTTGATCTGGAATCGCCTATGGAAGACGAGGAAGAGATTGAGCCGGATGATGATCTTCCGCCACCCGACAGTGAGCCGCCGCGTCCCAGCGGTCGACCCAGTTTGAAAGTGGTGAAGTAA
- a CDS encoding glutathione S-transferase N-terminal domain-containing protein, producing the protein MGVTNRLACYSDPADHYSHRVRIVLAEKGVSAEIIYVEAGRQPPKLIEVNPYGSLPTLVDRDLALWESTVVMEYLDERYPHPPLLPVYPVARANSRLLIHRIQRDWCGLVDLILDSRTKEAARVVARKELRESLTGVSPLFADKPFFLSEEQSLVDCCLLPILWRLPILGIELPRPAKPLLDYMERSFAREAFQASLSGVERDMR; encoded by the coding sequence ATGGGCGTGACCAATCGGTTGGCCTGTTACTCCGACCCCGCCGACCACTATTCCCACCGAGTGCGTATCGTACTTGCAGAGAAGGGTGTCAGCGCCGAGATCATTTATGTGGAAGCTGGCCGTCAGCCGCCTAAACTGATTGAGGTGAACCCTTACGGAAGCCTGCCCACCCTGGTCGATCGTGACCTGGCGTTGTGGGAGTCGACCGTGGTGATGGAATATCTGGATGAGCGTTACCCGCATCCGCCTTTACTGCCGGTTTATCCAGTGGCGCGTGCCAACAGCCGTTTGCTGATTCATCGTATTCAGCGTGACTGGTGTGGTCTGGTGGATCTGATCCTGGATTCGCGGACCAAGGAAGCAGCTCGCGTGGTGGCTCGTAAAGAGCTGCGCGAAAGCCTGACTGGCGTGTCGCCGCTTTTCGCCGACAAGCCGTTTTTCCTCAGCGAGGAACAAAGTCTGGTGGATTGCTGCCTATTGCCAATACTCTGGCGCTTGCCGATTCTAGGTATTGAACTGCCGCGGCCTGCCAAGCCGCTGCTTGATTATATGGAGCGCTCGTTTGCGCGTGAGGCTTTCCAGGCGAGTCTGTCTGGTGTCGAACGCGATATGCGCTAA
- a CDS encoding cytochrome c1, whose amino-acid sequence MKKLFAVLMLTALPVFAFAAGQAGPALEKVDIDVSDKAAMQDGARTFANYCMGCHSAKFQRYERVADDLGIPHDLMLSKLVFTGAKIGDHMSIGMQPADAKTWFGAAPPDLTLVARVRGTDWLYGYLKSFYEDPTRPWGVNNKVFPNVGMPNVLVGLQGRQVVGCKQVQIVEDGKKQYDPLTGTALTHEACDQLTIVPKSGALTEEQFDEKVKNLVTFLAYSANPVKLEHQRIGTYVLLYLAFFFVFAYLLKREYWKDVH is encoded by the coding sequence ATGAAAAAGCTATTTGCGGTATTGATGCTCACTGCACTGCCAGTGTTTGCTTTCGCAGCAGGACAAGCGGGCCCGGCGCTGGAAAAAGTCGACATCGACGTTTCCGATAAAGCTGCCATGCAGGACGGCGCACGTACGTTCGCCAACTATTGCATGGGCTGCCACAGCGCCAAGTTCCAACGCTACGAGCGTGTTGCCGACGATCTGGGTATTCCTCACGATCTGATGTTGTCGAAGCTGGTGTTCACCGGCGCCAAGATTGGCGACCACATGAGCATCGGCATGCAGCCGGCTGACGCCAAGACCTGGTTCGGTGCTGCACCGCCCGACCTGACCCTGGTGGCTCGTGTTCGCGGTACGGACTGGCTCTACGGTTACCTGAAGTCGTTCTACGAAGACCCGACGCGTCCTTGGGGCGTGAACAACAAGGTCTTCCCGAACGTGGGCATGCCGAACGTCCTGGTGGGCCTGCAAGGTCGTCAGGTCGTCGGTTGCAAACAGGTCCAGATCGTCGAGGACGGCAAGAAGCAATATGATCCGCTGACCGGTACCGCGCTGACTCATGAAGCGTGCGATCAGCTGACCATTGTGCCGAAGAGCGGTGCTCTGACCGAAGAGCAGTTCGATGAGAAGGTCAAGAATCTGGTAACCTTCCTCGCTTACTCGGCTAACCCGGTTAAGCTGGAGCATCAGCGCATCGGTACCTATGTGTTGCTGTACCTGGCGTTCTTCTTTGTATTCGCCTACTTGCTCAAGCGCGAATACTGGAAAGATGTGCACTGA
- a CDS encoding cytochrome b gives MSKFMDWVDARFPATKMWEDHLSKYYAPKNFNFFYFFGSLALLVLVNQIVTGVWLTMSYTPSAEEAFASVEYIMRDVEYGSILRMLHAVGASMFFIVVYLHMFRGLLYGSYQKPRELVWVFGMLIYLALMAEAFMGYLLPWGQMSYWGAQVIISLFGAIPVIGNDLTQWIRGDYLISGITLNRFFALHVVALPIVILGLVVLHVLALHEVGSNNPDGVDIKKHKDENGVPLDGIAFHPYYTVKDIVGVVVFLFIFCSIVFFFPEMGGYFLEKPNFEVANAFKTPEHIAPVWYFTPFYAILRAVPDKLLGVIAMGAAIAVLFVLPWLDRSPVKSMRYKGWLSKIWLVVFCISFVILGILGVLAPTPGRTLLSQVCTFLYFAYFILMPFYTRLEKTKPVPERVTG, from the coding sequence ATGAGCAAGTTCATGGATTGGGTTGATGCGCGCTTTCCCGCGACCAAAATGTGGGAAGACCATCTCAGCAAGTACTACGCCCCGAAGAACTTCAACTTCTTCTATTTCTTTGGTTCCCTCGCGCTGCTCGTTCTGGTCAACCAGATCGTCACCGGTGTCTGGCTGACCATGAGCTACACCCCGTCGGCGGAAGAAGCCTTTGCCTCCGTCGAATACATCATGCGCGACGTCGAGTACGGCTCGATCCTGCGTATGTTGCACGCCGTCGGCGCTTCGATGTTCTTTATCGTGGTGTATCTGCACATGTTCCGTGGCTTGCTCTACGGTTCGTACCAGAAGCCGCGTGAGCTGGTGTGGGTCTTCGGCATGCTGATTTACCTGGCGCTGATGGCTGAGGCCTTCATGGGTTATCTGCTGCCGTGGGGCCAGATGTCCTACTGGGGCGCCCAGGTGATTATCTCGCTGTTCGGTGCGATCCCGGTCATCGGTAACGACCTGACCCAGTGGATCCGTGGTGACTACCTGATTTCCGGTATCACCCTGAACCGCTTCTTTGCCCTGCACGTTGTTGCCCTGCCGATCGTGATTCTCGGTCTGGTGGTGCTGCACGTTCTGGCGTTGCACGAAGTCGGTTCGAACAACCCTGACGGCGTCGACATCAAGAAACACAAAGACGAAAACGGCGTACCGCTGGACGGCATTGCCTTCCACCCGTACTACACCGTGAAAGATATCGTCGGCGTGGTGGTGTTCCTGTTTATCTTCTGCTCGATCGTGTTCTTCTTCCCGGAAATGGGCGGCTACTTCCTCGAGAAGCCGAACTTTGAAGTGGCGAACGCCTTCAAGACCCCTGAGCACATCGCTCCGGTCTGGTACTTCACACCGTTCTACGCGATTCTGCGGGCGGTTCCGGACAAGCTCCTGGGCGTTATCGCCATGGGCGCAGCCATCGCTGTGCTGTTCGTCCTGCCGTGGCTGGATCGCAGCCCCGTCAAGTCGATGCGCTACAAAGGCTGGCTGAGCAAAATCTGGCTGGTGGTGTTCTGCATTTCGTTCGTGATCCTCGGCATTCTGGGTGTTCTGGCTCCGACGCCGGGTCGTACGCTGCTGTCGCAGGTATGTACCTTCCTGTACTTCGCCTACTTCATTCTGATGCCGTTCTACACCAGGCTCGAGAAGACCAAACCGGTTCCGGAAAGGGTGACTGGCTGA
- the petA gene encoding ubiquinol-cytochrome c reductase iron-sulfur subunit gives MSNDGVNAGRRRFLVAATSVVGAAGAVGAAVPFVGSWFPSAKAKAAGAPVKVNVSKIEPGQQMIAEWRGQPVFIVRRTEEILGNLKKIEGQLSDPTSKNSTQPTYVDPETRSIKPEVLLLIGICTHLGCSPTFRPEVAPADLGKDWVGGYFCPCHGSHYDLAGRVYKSQPAPLNLPVPPHSYETDDIIVIGVDTEKA, from the coding sequence ATGAGCAATGACGGCGTGAATGCAGGCCGGCGTCGCTTCTTGGTAGCAGCCACATCCGTGGTGGGTGCTGCAGGAGCGGTGGGGGCTGCGGTCCCGTTCGTGGGGTCATGGTTTCCCAGTGCCAAGGCGAAAGCCGCAGGTGCACCGGTGAAAGTGAATGTCAGCAAAATCGAGCCAGGCCAGCAGATGATTGCTGAGTGGCGCGGTCAGCCGGTGTTCATCGTCCGCCGTACCGAGGAAATCCTGGGGAATCTGAAAAAGATCGAGGGCCAGCTGTCTGACCCTACCTCCAAGAACTCGACTCAACCGACTTATGTCGACCCGGAAACGCGTTCGATCAAGCCAGAGGTTCTGCTGCTGATCGGTATCTGCACACACCTGGGTTGCTCGCCGACCTTCCGTCCAGAAGTGGCGCCCGCGGATCTGGGCAAGGATTGGGTAGGTGGTTATTTCTGCCCTTGCCACGGTTCCCACTACGATTTGGCTGGCCGCGTCTACAAGTCGCAACCTGCGCCTTTGAACCTGCCAGTTCCCCCGCATTCCTATGAGACCGATGACATCATTGTCATTGGCGTCGATACGGAGAAAGCGTGA
- the rpsI gene encoding 30S ribosomal protein S9 — protein MSATQNYGTGRRKTATARVFLRPGTGNISINNRSLDNFFGRETARMVVRQPLELTETVEKFDIYVTVIGGGVSGQAGAIRHGITRALMDYDETLRGALRKAGFVTRDAREVERKKVGLRKARKRPQYSKR, from the coding sequence ATGTCGGCGACTCAAAATTACGGCACTGGCCGTCGCAAGACCGCAACCGCACGCGTTTTCCTGCGTCCGGGCACTGGTAACATCTCCATCAACAACCGTTCGCTGGATAATTTCTTCGGCCGCGAAACTGCCCGCATGGTAGTTCGTCAGCCGCTGGAATTGACTGAGACTGTCGAGAAGTTCGACATCTACGTCACCGTGATCGGCGGTGGTGTAAGTGGTCAAGCTGGCGCAATCCGCCACGGTATCACTCGCGCTCTGATGGACTACGACGAAACTCTGCGCGGTGCTCTGCGCAAAGCCGGCTTCGTAACCCGTGACGCACGTGAAGTTGAACGTAAGAAAGTCGGTCTGCGTAAAGCGCGTAAGCGTCCGCAGTACTCGAAGCGTTAA